A section of the Pseudanabaena mucicola str. Chao 1806 genome encodes:
- a CDS encoding ShlB/FhaC/HecB family hemolysin secretion/activation protein yields MKVLYKFYKFYKYIYKMLDTGIYITILVIVINVYLQSIATQAAPLKPKSVIPKDFSPKVTPKVPTEPTKLPHPDRLLPPLKTPTSPSPSFPLNNNLELIIVKKFEVTGSSVFSDRELDAITTPYLDQPLSIFELLQIRTKITELYIDRGYITSGAYLPEQDLQKGIVKIQIVEGGLAEIKIKGLTRLNEDYIKSRLVIATGKPLNRNRLLEALQLLQINPLIENISANLSPSLQSGFNDLEVKVTEAPTFSLPITLDNSRTPSVGSERRQIQLNEANLTGIGDRLSISYSNTNGSNAFDVSYTIPFNPNNGTIGMNFGTSVSNVIEPPFNILDITSNSRNYELTLRQPILQNTVQDLALGLSLSHRQSSASLLNGLIPFPSIETGTDGQTRVTALRFFQEYVQRSAEEVFAVRSQINLGLKALGSTINLNAPDSQFVSWRGQMQYVRLFAPETLLLLRTDLQLSDRPLLSQEQINFGGQDNLRGYRQDALLSDNGLLLSMEMRIPLLRLPEISGLLQIITFYDFGTVWNHQAETNPDPSTLASVGVGLRFQVSDRLTIRIDLGIPLSRIFAEKKTLQENGIYFSILTNPF; encoded by the coding sequence GTGAAAGTACTCTATAAGTTCTATAAATTTTATAAGTATATTTATAAAATGCTGGATACGGGGATATATATAACGATCTTAGTGATTGTCATAAATGTTTATCTCCAATCGATCGCTACTCAAGCCGCACCACTTAAACCCAAATCAGTCATTCCTAAAGATTTTTCTCCCAAAGTCACACCGAAAGTTCCTACGGAACCTACTAAACTTCCGCACCCAGATCGGCTATTGCCTCCACTGAAAACGCCAACTTCTCCATCTCCTTCATTCCCTCTTAATAACAATTTAGAATTAATCATCGTTAAAAAATTTGAGGTAACTGGTAGTAGTGTCTTTAGCGATCGCGAACTAGATGCAATTACTACACCCTATCTCGATCAGCCACTCTCGATTTTTGAACTATTGCAAATTAGAACCAAGATTACAGAACTATATATAGATAGAGGTTATATTACCTCTGGTGCATATTTACCAGAACAGGATCTACAAAAGGGAATTGTCAAAATTCAAATTGTCGAAGGTGGACTTGCAGAGATTAAGATTAAGGGATTAACCAGACTGAATGAAGACTACATCAAATCTCGCCTCGTGATCGCCACAGGTAAACCCCTCAATCGCAATCGTCTTCTCGAAGCCTTGCAACTACTCCAAATCAATCCGCTCATTGAAAATATATCTGCTAACTTATCGCCTAGCCTTCAATCAGGATTCAATGACTTAGAAGTTAAGGTGACAGAGGCTCCCACGTTTAGTCTACCGATTACCCTTGATAACAGCCGAACTCCAAGCGTTGGTTCAGAGCGTCGTCAAATCCAACTAAACGAAGCTAATCTAACGGGAATAGGCGATCGCTTAAGCATTTCCTATAGTAATACCAATGGTAGCAATGCTTTTGATGTCAGTTATACCATCCCTTTCAATCCCAATAATGGCACAATCGGCATGAACTTTGGAACTTCAGTGAGCAATGTTATTGAACCTCCGTTTAATATTCTTGACATTACCTCGAACTCCCGCAACTACGAACTAACATTACGCCAGCCCATCCTCCAAAATACTGTTCAAGATCTTGCTCTCGGCTTGTCGTTGAGTCATCGACAAAGCTCAGCATCCTTACTCAATGGTCTAATTCCTTTCCCTTCCATTGAAACTGGTACAGATGGTCAAACAAGGGTTACAGCACTGCGCTTTTTTCAAGAATATGTTCAACGCAGTGCAGAAGAGGTATTTGCAGTGAGATCACAAATTAACTTAGGGCTAAAAGCTCTCGGCTCCACCATTAACCTAAATGCTCCAGATAGTCAGTTTGTATCTTGGCGTGGACAGATGCAATATGTCAGGCTATTTGCTCCTGAAACTTTATTATTACTACGAACCGATCTCCAACTTAGCGATCGCCCATTGTTATCCCAGGAACAAATTAATTTTGGTGGTCAGGATAACCTCAGAGGATATCGCCAAGATGCTTTACTTAGTGATAATGGTTTACTATTATCTATGGAAATGCGGATTCCTTTACTACGCTTGCCTGAAATCAGTGGACTGCTCCAAATAATCACCTTTTATGACTTTGGGACAGTCTGGAATCATCAAGCAGAAACAAACCCCGATCCAAGTACTCTTGCTTCAGTAGGTGTAGGACTGCGCTTTCAAGTGAGCGATCGCTTGACTATACGCATCGATCTCGGCATTCCCTTGAGCCGCATTTTTGCCGAAAAAAAGACTTTGCAGGAAAATGGGATTTATTTCTCAATATTGACCAATCCATTTTAA
- a CDS encoding filamentous hemagglutinin N-terminal domain-containing protein has protein sequence MQLSLHDFWISGMVLLGWSVATFPANSQIIPDQSLPINSVVTKSGLTHTITGGTTRGVNLYHSFQEFSVPINNTAYFNNASHVQNIVTRVTGNSTSNIDGLIKANGNANLFLLNPQGITFGTNAKLDIGGTFVGTTASNFKLTDGSEFSATNPQAPPLLTSNITQGLQYGMSNQGATITNQGNLSTGQDLILNADKLHLQGHLQAGRDLILKAQDTVLIRDRTNEHFGAVAGRYLTIQGNQLVDIFTLNHPQSGFWSGHNLILRSANPIIGDAHFYAGRDLKIEKLDDTLGNLISPNDPVILANGNVTLGDYTGASLHILAGGSVTLGNVTITGTGSTSTTINPSNNNLFNATKSYADLATFFLTEYQALKNSDGTVQDVVSVKIPITIDGSLQATLDVRAGVDWTQLGGLPSSPLSLGNVTPSPTYNNPSLNANITVNGNIRINQPNGLVLLTNQFSPNTLQGEISTQVIDVGTNVVDAQGGDIRIYGRGEISLNSDLISYSEPNSGNAGHGGSISISSYLGNITIQSDLYTDSFTLSGNASNGGKISLSSYSGSIILDNIYFETSSFTYNGNSANAGDVSLTSYSGNITVNRPLWKSPSVASALGSAGNGGNALIATYSGNILIEDARSYFGDTGTYLDTGTYSGSKSSGNGGNFYLSSNSGNIVLSKAPLNSSTASYASSKSEFAGNGGKISFSTNSGNITLNDLTLYSYSFAQSANARNGGEISLYSRSGNIYLNNSTLSAYSLAPLAGSQNGGTVSISTPSGNIISDLTSYILSFSISKLGESSGNGGEINLTAKNQISNLGLFTSSAFGQAGAVNIKGVDDLAIASLQIITSKTVNFPKRAYDINDPNTFITTIFGTGESGRSGDVTVTGAKNLIFDNTLILSTTQGIDPAGNIAIISPDAIIFQNSQILSNTSSKGNAGNIAVTAGQNITFNSNSQITAQTSNDGKAGNIDLKAGNSILFTAGTGLFANTTMGSKGNGGNITIDPHSVVLKDGATIAVDSLGFGLGGNISILANFLSLLNGSSITASTASTNGGNINLNVPSILLLRYASNITTTAGTANAGGNGGNISINAGFIVGVKGENSNIFANAFTGNGGNININTNAIYGLEFYPQLTSFSDISASSQFGLQGTVVVSTPSLDPSRGLTTLPVNLSDPSKQISQSCGVGGKLSSRDSSFTILGRGGLPKSPSDELSSTQPLVELANLVPDSNNQNLGSVANPESKQEVKKAVSQGIIEANAIARDSRGVLRLVSATHPLSSAIPELSCTK, from the coding sequence ATGCAACTTTCTCTTCATGATTTCTGGATTTCTGGGATGGTCTTGCTCGGTTGGAGTGTTGCAACATTTCCAGCCAACTCTCAGATCATCCCTGATCAATCTTTACCTATCAACTCTGTAGTAACTAAAAGTGGCTTAACCCATACAATTACTGGCGGCACAACTAGAGGCGTAAATCTCTATCATAGTTTTCAAGAATTCTCAGTTCCGATCAACAATACTGCCTATTTTAATAATGCTTCTCATGTCCAAAATATTGTGACGAGAGTAACAGGTAACTCCACTTCCAATATTGATGGACTAATTAAAGCAAATGGGAATGCTAATTTATTTCTTCTCAATCCTCAAGGGATTACCTTTGGAACCAATGCAAAACTAGATATTGGCGGTACTTTTGTGGGGACTACGGCCAGCAATTTCAAATTAACTGATGGTAGTGAATTTAGTGCAACCAATCCCCAAGCCCCACCTTTACTGACAAGTAATATTACTCAGGGATTACAGTATGGGATGAGCAATCAGGGAGCCACAATCACTAATCAGGGGAATCTTTCCACGGGACAAGATTTAATACTCAATGCTGACAAGCTGCATTTGCAGGGGCATTTGCAAGCAGGACGAGACTTAATTTTAAAGGCGCAAGATACAGTCCTAATTCGCGATCGCACTAATGAGCATTTTGGAGCCGTTGCGGGGAGATATTTAACCATACAGGGAAATCAATTAGTCGATATTTTTACTCTCAACCATCCTCAGAGTGGATTTTGGTCAGGTCATAATTTGATCTTGCGATCGGCAAATCCGATCATTGGTGATGCTCATTTTTATGCTGGGAGAGACTTAAAGATTGAGAAATTAGATGATACTCTCGGTAACTTAATCAGCCCTAACGATCCCGTAATTCTAGCGAATGGGAATGTAACTTTAGGTGACTATACAGGTGCATCACTGCATATTTTAGCGGGGGGGAGTGTGACCCTTGGAAATGTGACAATCACTGGCACTGGCAGCACTAGTACGACGATTAATCCTAGTAATAACAATCTATTCAATGCCACGAAAAGCTATGCCGATCTCGCCACCTTCTTTTTGACCGAATATCAAGCGCTCAAAAATAGCGATGGAACAGTGCAGGATGTGGTCTCCGTCAAAATCCCCATAACAATTGATGGTAGTCTGCAAGCAACTTTAGATGTGCGTGCTGGGGTGGATTGGACACAGTTGGGAGGTTTACCAAGCAGTCCCCTCAGCTTAGGTAATGTGACTCCTAGCCCTACCTATAATAATCCTTCTCTTAATGCGAATATTACAGTGAATGGCAATATTCGTATAAATCAGCCTAATGGATTAGTGCTATTAACCAATCAATTCTCTCCTAATACATTGCAAGGTGAAATTTCAACGCAAGTAATTGATGTTGGTACAAATGTTGTAGATGCACAAGGGGGAGACATTCGCATCTATGGTCGTGGAGAAATTTCTCTCAACTCTGACTTAATTAGCTATTCAGAGCCAAATAGCGGTAATGCAGGTCATGGTGGATCGATCTCTATTTCATCATATTTGGGGAATATCACGATACAATCAGACCTATATACTGACTCTTTCACCTTGTCAGGGAACGCGAGTAATGGAGGCAAAATTTCTTTATCTTCTTATTCTGGGAGTATTATCCTTGATAATATATATTTTGAAACTTCCTCTTTTACTTATAATGGGAATTCGGCTAATGCGGGAGATGTTTCTCTCACTTCATATTCTGGCAATATTACGGTTAATCGTCCACTCTGGAAATCTCCATCAGTTGCATCAGCTTTAGGTAGTGCTGGGAATGGAGGTAATGCACTTATTGCTACCTATTCTGGCAATATCTTAATTGAGGATGCTAGGAGCTATTTCGGAGATACTGGTACTTATTTAGACACAGGTACTTACTCAGGTTCTAAGTCCTCTGGTAATGGCGGTAACTTTTATTTATCTTCTAATTCTGGCAATATTGTACTGTCTAAAGCTCCATTAAACTCTTCTACAGCTTCCTATGCATCTTCAAAATCAGAATTTGCTGGTAATGGCGGCAAAATATCCTTTTCTACTAATTCTGGAAATATTACTCTGAATGATTTGACGTTGTACTCCTATTCCTTTGCACAATCGGCAAATGCTCGGAATGGAGGGGAAATCTCTCTCTATTCTAGGTCTGGCAATATTTACCTAAATAATTCAACCCTATCCGCTTACTCACTGGCTCCTTTAGCAGGTTCCCAGAATGGCGGTACAGTATCAATATCTACTCCCAGTGGCAATATCATCAGTGACTTAACCAGTTATATATTATCCTTTTCTATCTCTAAGCTAGGTGAGAGTAGTGGGAATGGTGGTGAAATTAACTTAACTGCCAAAAATCAAATTAGTAATCTTGGTCTGTTTACATCATCAGCCTTTGGGCAAGCAGGAGCAGTCAATATCAAGGGCGTAGATGACTTGGCGATCGCTAGTCTTCAGATCATTACTAGCAAAACCGTTAACTTTCCCAAACGTGCCTATGATATTAACGATCCGAATACTTTCATCACCACAATTTTTGGTACAGGTGAATCTGGACGATCAGGAGATGTCACAGTTACAGGAGCAAAGAATTTAATATTTGACAATACGCTGATCTTGAGTACCACCCAAGGGATTGATCCTGCGGGGAATATTGCGATTATCAGTCCTGATGCAATTATTTTTCAGAACAGTCAAATCCTCAGTAATACCAGTAGCAAAGGTAATGCAGGCAATATCGCTGTTACCGCAGGACAGAATATCACCTTCAACAGTAACAGTCAGATTACAGCCCAAACTAGTAATGATGGGAAAGCTGGCAATATTGATCTAAAAGCTGGTAATTCAATTCTCTTTACTGCGGGCACGGGCTTATTTGCTAATACAACTATGGGCTCTAAGGGAAATGGCGGTAATATTACTATCGATCCACATTCTGTTGTTCTCAAAGATGGTGCGACGATTGCAGTGGATAGCCTTGGTTTCGGGCTAGGTGGTAATATTAGCATCCTAGCCAATTTTCTCTCGCTTCTCAATGGTTCTTCTATTACAGCTTCTACTGCTAGTACGAATGGAGGTAACATCAACTTAAATGTTCCATCAATACTGCTTTTGCGCTATGCCAGCAATATCACTACCACCGCAGGTACAGCCAACGCAGGGGGCAATGGTGGGAATATTAGTATAAATGCAGGATTTATTGTTGGGGTTAAGGGAGAAAATAGTAATATCTTTGCCAATGCCTTTACTGGTAATGGCGGCAATATCAATATTAATACCAATGCTATATATGGTCTAGAGTTCTATCCTCAACTGACCTCATTTAGTGATATTTCTGCTAGTTCTCAATTTGGCTTGCAGGGAACTGTAGTTGTTTCTACTCCCTCCCTCGATCCTAGCCGAGGTCTGACCACGTTACCTGTTAATCTCAGCGATCCATCAAAGCAAATTAGTCAAAGTTGTGGAGTCGGAGGTAAGTTATCTAGTCGCGATAGTAGCTTTACTATTTTGGGGCGAGGTGGTTTACCTAAGAGTCCCAGTGATGAGCTTTCGAGTACACAGCCTTTAGTGGAATTAGCTAATCTTGTACCAGATAGCAATAATCAAAACTTAGGATCAGTAGCCAACCCAGAATCAAAACAGGAAGTAAAAAAAGCAGTTTCTCAAGGGATTATTGAGGCAAATGCGATCGCTAGAGATAGTCGCGGTGTCCTGCGTTTGGTATCAGCTACTCATCCTCTCAGTTCCGCTATTCCTGAGCTTTCTTGTACAAAATAG